One window of the Natronomonas marina genome contains the following:
- a CDS encoding DNA-directed RNA polymerase subunit B'', whose protein sequence is MNREDRRAISREYFSRDRLAEHHFRSFNNFLDRGMQQVVDEKESIDTDIGDKEGQEPVRVDLGNVRIVTPRVREADGSEELLYPQEARLRNITYSAPVFMEMTIVRGGEEEEEHIVDQSETKVGRMPIMVGSNKCNINGFTREELIEIGEDPADPGGYFIVNGSERVLMTSEDLAPNKILAEYDTKYGDEIQIAKTFSQRRGYRALVLCERNRSGILEVSFPSVSGSINFVTLVRALGLESDEEIVHRVSDDPEIVKFMLENLEAAEVQSTAEAIETLGQRVASGQGKNYQLKRANYVIDRYLLPHLHEEGVEDEEVRMNKAVYLCRMAEACFELALERREADDKDHYANKRLKVSGDLMKDLFRTALNKLSRDVKYQLERANMRNRQLSVNTVVRSDVLTERLEHPIATGNWVGGRSGVSQLVDRTDYMGVLSHLRRLRSPLSRSQPHFEARDLHATQWGRICPSETPEGPNCGLVKNFAQAMELSQNVDDERGLKRELASMGVEGIPGIETVETHMADD, encoded by the coding sequence ATGAACCGGGAGGACCGACGCGCCATCTCCCGGGAGTACTTCTCGCGGGACCGCCTCGCGGAACACCACTTCCGGTCGTTCAACAACTTCCTCGACCGGGGGATGCAGCAGGTCGTCGACGAGAAGGAGTCCATCGACACCGACATCGGCGACAAGGAGGGCCAGGAACCGGTCCGCGTGGACCTCGGCAACGTCCGCATCGTGACGCCGCGGGTCCGGGAGGCCGACGGCAGCGAGGAACTGCTCTACCCCCAGGAGGCCCGCCTGCGGAACATCACCTACTCGGCGCCGGTGTTCATGGAGATGACCATCGTGCGCGGCGGCGAGGAGGAAGAGGAACACATCGTCGACCAGTCGGAGACGAAGGTCGGCCGGATGCCGATCATGGTCGGCTCCAACAAGTGCAATATCAACGGCTTCACACGCGAGGAACTCATCGAGATCGGCGAGGACCCCGCCGACCCCGGCGGCTACTTCATCGTCAACGGCTCCGAGCGGGTGCTGATGACCAGCGAGGACCTCGCGCCGAACAAGATCCTCGCCGAGTACGACACCAAGTACGGCGACGAGATCCAGATCGCCAAGACGTTCTCCCAGCGCCGGGGCTACCGTGCGCTGGTGCTCTGCGAGCGCAACCGCAGCGGCATTCTCGAGGTGTCGTTCCCCTCGGTGTCCGGCTCCATCAACTTCGTGACGCTGGTGCGGGCACTCGGCCTCGAATCCGACGAGGAAATCGTCCACCGCGTTTCGGACGACCCGGAAATCGTGAAGTTCATGCTGGAGAACCTGGAGGCCGCGGAGGTCCAATCGACCGCCGAGGCCATCGAGACGCTCGGCCAGCGCGTCGCCTCCGGCCAGGGGAAGAACTACCAGCTGAAGCGCGCCAACTACGTCATCGACCGCTACCTCCTGCCGCACCTCCACGAGGAGGGCGTCGAGGACGAGGAGGTCCGGATGAACAAGGCCGTCTACCTCTGCCGGATGGCCGAGGCGTGTTTCGAACTCGCCTTGGAGCGCCGGGAGGCCGACGACAAGGACCACTACGCCAACAAGCGCCTCAAAGTGAGCGGCGACCTGATGAAGGACCTGTTCCGGACGGCGCTGAACAAGCTCTCCCGGGACGTGAAGTACCAGCTCGAGCGGGCGAACATGCGGAACCGCCAGCTGTCGGTCAACACCGTCGTCCGGTCGGACGTGCTGACCGAACGGCTCGAGCACCCGATTGCGACGGGCAACTGGGTCGGCGGCCGCTCCGGCGTCTCACAGCTGGTCGACCGGACGGACTACATGGGCGTCCTCTCGCACCTTCGGCGGCTCCGGTCGCCGCTGTCGCGGTCGCAGCCGCACTTCGAGGCGCGGGACCTCCACGCCACGCAGTGGGGCCGCATCTGCCCCTCCGAGACGCCCGAGGGACCGAACTGTGGGCTGGTGAAGAACTTCGCACAGGCGATGGAGCTGTCCCAGAACGTCGACGACGAGCGCGGGCTCAAACGCGAGCTCGCCTCGATGGGCGTGGAGGGCATTCCTGGAATCGAGACGGTCGAGACACACATGGCGGACGACTAA
- a CDS encoding DNA-directed RNA polymerase subunit H has protein sequence MVDVSQHNLVPEHSVLDEGDVEDVLAEYDIDRTDLPKIERKDPALRDLEADAEVGDVIEIVRDSRTTDEATVYRLVVE, from the coding sequence ATGGTAGACGTAAGCCAACACAACCTGGTTCCGGAGCACTCGGTTCTCGACGAGGGCGACGTCGAGGACGTGCTCGCGGAGTACGACATCGACCGCACAGACCTGCCGAAAATCGAGCGCAAGGACCCCGCGCTCCGCGACCTCGAGGCGGACGCGGAAGTCGGCGACGTCATCGAGATCGTCCGCGACTCCCGGACGACCGACGAGGCGACCGTCTATCGCCTGGTGGTAGAATGA
- a CDS encoding IS630 family transposase: protein MTGREKEVVRHLSEEDLDRLLTETDDVKQHERLVFIKRLYKGATLAEAADDVGRSEGTADNWVERWNEGGLGKLTPNFGGGRPPKLGEAEQQRLIERLREGQPWKKQEIQHLLNEEFNIEYHPHYLPTFLDNLGLSYAIPRTKRPDRPDDAEGILDERVEYAFDEDADDQPHNKREKDQDDEDWDRDEDIRTDGGTVIGFFDLSHPQPWDNSQRMYTVDDPHITRPLVKIDTPAAGFYALNGESVLSFPPNQEKEQICECFETIREQNPRTRILLVLDNFSSHICKYTRKRAHELGIDLVFLPVGSPHLNPIEPVWKSLKWESSPLIVEDEDEYRTLLDDLFEELTEQLSFAASWIDNHLSGFLNKIR from the coding sequence ATGACTGGCCGTGAGAAAGAAGTTGTACGCCACCTGAGCGAGGAAGACCTGGATAGACTGCTCACGGAAACTGACGACGTGAAGCAACACGAACGGCTCGTGTTCATCAAACGGCTATACAAGGGAGCGACGCTCGCTGAAGCCGCTGATGACGTTGGGCGATCAGAGGGGACAGCTGACAACTGGGTCGAACGCTGGAATGAAGGAGGACTGGGCAAACTCACGCCGAACTTCGGGGGCGGCAGGCCCCCGAAGCTCGGCGAGGCCGAACAGCAGCGACTGATCGAGCGACTCCGTGAGGGCCAGCCCTGGAAAAAACAGGAGATTCAGCATCTCCTCAACGAGGAATTCAATATCGAGTATCATCCACACTATCTACCGACGTTTCTGGACAACCTCGGCCTCTCGTACGCTATTCCACGGACGAAACGTCCTGATCGACCAGACGACGCCGAAGGGATTCTCGACGAACGCGTCGAGTACGCGTTCGACGAGGATGCCGACGATCAGCCTCACAACAAACGAGAGAAAGATCAAGACGACGAAGACTGGGACCGTGACGAGGATATTCGAACAGATGGTGGCACAGTCATCGGGTTTTTCGACCTGTCACATCCACAGCCGTGGGACAATTCTCAGCGGATGTACACAGTTGATGACCCACACATCACCCGGCCGCTGGTGAAAATCGACACACCAGCGGCCGGGTTCTATGCACTCAACGGTGAGAGTGTACTGTCGTTTCCGCCGAACCAGGAGAAAGAACAGATCTGTGAGTGCTTCGAGACGATCCGCGAGCAGAATCCGCGTACCCGGATTCTGCTCGTTTTAGATAACTTCTCATCTCACATTTGCAAGTACACTCGCAAGCGTGCCCACGAACTAGGAATTGATCTCGTATTCCTTCCGGTTGGATCGCCGCATCTCAATCCAATCGAGCCAGTCTGGAAAAGTCTCAAGTGGGAGTCATCACCGCTGATTGTCGAAGATGAAGACGAGTACCGAACACTCCTTGACGATCTGTTCGAAGAACTGACCGAGCAACTGAGCTTCGCTGCATCGTGGATTGACAATCACCTCAGTGGATTCCTCAATAAGATCCGCTAA
- a CDS encoding pyridoxamine 5'-phosphate oxidase family protein — MPAWNGAWSEAEATAYLEDATVPIRLACRTPDGGLWMLSLWFRYRDGAFHCATGADADVVEYLEADSGVAFEVSDNDPPYRGVRGAGTATVDPDEGKALLEDLLERYLGGTDNALADRLLVDEREEVHVRIDPTRLYTWDFGERMADAV; from the coding sequence ATGCCTGCTTGGAACGGGGCGTGGTCGGAGGCCGAGGCCACCGCCTACCTCGAGGACGCGACGGTCCCGATTCGGCTCGCCTGCCGGACCCCCGACGGAGGGCTGTGGATGCTCTCGCTTTGGTTCCGGTACCGGGACGGCGCGTTTCACTGTGCGACCGGCGCCGACGCCGACGTGGTGGAGTACCTGGAGGCCGATTCGGGGGTCGCCTTCGAGGTGTCGGACAACGACCCGCCGTACCGCGGCGTCCGGGGCGCCGGCACGGCCACGGTCGACCCGGACGAGGGGAAGGCGCTGCTGGAGGACCTCCTCGAGCGCTACCTCGGCGGGACGGACAACGCCCTTGCCGACCGACTGCTGGTCGACGAGCGCGAGGAGGTCCACGTTCGGATCGACCCGACGCGGCTCTACACCTGGGACTTCGGCGAGCGGATGGCCGACGCCGTCTGA
- a CDS encoding ABC transporter permease, with the protein MKRLADFPTVLMALRNLRRNRLRSALAALGIVIGVLAIATLGIFGNVLQLAALDSLGGLGNQVIVSPNADAGADSLTARDVAEIQRVTEGRGTAVPILSDGAVVSGPGGTSSFGTVYGTNDPGALFEAEAGTVPEQHRQGALVGTELADQLGIQVGSVVEIAGNDYRVIGVLAEGESISPVQPDDAVVLPESAFAADDYDQVVVQADSGDQARAIADDVRDRLNAREDRVSVLALSSVLDQIDEFFGLLNQFLLGLGTVSLVVAGVAIFNVMLMSTTERKGEIGLLRAVGVQKEDILRTLVVESTLLGVVGGVVGVLFSIGATLVLWYVSPIELEVVLDPSNGVYLVVAFGFGVLISLASGLYPAWKAANLEPVEALRD; encoded by the coding sequence ATGAAGCGGCTGGCCGACTTTCCGACGGTCCTGATGGCGCTGCGGAACCTGCGGCGCAACCGTCTCCGGTCGGCGCTGGCGGCGCTCGGCATCGTCATCGGCGTGCTGGCCATCGCGACGCTGGGCATCTTCGGCAACGTCCTCCAGTTGGCGGCGCTGGACTCGCTGGGCGGACTCGGCAACCAGGTCATCGTCTCGCCGAACGCCGACGCCGGCGCCGACTCGCTGACCGCACGCGACGTCGCCGAGATACAGCGGGTCACCGAGGGCCGGGGAACGGCAGTGCCGATACTCAGCGACGGCGCCGTCGTCTCCGGGCCGGGCGGGACGAGTAGCTTCGGGACCGTCTACGGGACGAACGACCCCGGGGCGCTCTTCGAGGCCGAGGCCGGCACCGTCCCCGAACAGCACAGACAGGGCGCCCTCGTCGGGACCGAACTGGCCGACCAGCTTGGGATCCAGGTCGGCAGCGTCGTCGAAATCGCGGGCAACGACTACCGGGTCATCGGCGTCCTCGCGGAGGGCGAGAGCATCTCGCCAGTCCAGCCCGACGATGCCGTCGTCCTCCCCGAATCCGCGTTCGCCGCCGACGACTACGACCAGGTGGTGGTGCAGGCCGACTCCGGCGACCAGGCCCGTGCCATCGCCGACGACGTTCGGGACCGACTCAACGCCCGCGAGGACCGCGTCTCCGTGCTCGCGCTGTCGAGCGTCCTCGACCAGATCGACGAGTTCTTCGGCCTCCTGAATCAGTTCCTGCTCGGTCTCGGGACCGTCTCGCTCGTCGTCGCCGGCGTCGCCATCTTCAACGTCATGCTGATGAGCACGACCGAACGGAAGGGCGAAATCGGCCTGCTCCGGGCCGTCGGCGTCCAGAAGGAGGACATCCTCCGGACGCTCGTCGTCGAGTCGACACTGCTCGGCGTCGTCGGCGGGGTCGTCGGCGTCCTCTTCAGCATCGGCGCGACGCTCGTTCTGTGGTACGTCTCGCCCATCGAGTTGGAGGTCGTACTCGACCCCTCGAACGGCGTCTACCTGGTCGTCGCCTTCGGGTTCGGCGTCCTCATCAGCCTCGCCAGCGGTCTCTATCCGGCCTGGAAGGCGGCCAACCTCGAACCCGTCGAGGCGCTGCGGGACTGA
- a CDS encoding ABC transporter ATP-binding protein, translating into MTRPRHADAAAETADGENIPPLRLRGVGRTYERGGETVHALQDVDLTVEAGEFVTIVGPSGSGKSTMLNVLGLLDTPTAGEVYLDGKEVSNLDDEARTDLRKEYIGFVFQDFYLIPTLSATENVLLPTVYDVDREARGRAEDLLERVGLGDRLDHRPTELSGGQKQRVAIARGLINEPEVLLADEPTGNLDIDTGRQVLEEFERVRSEGVAVVAVTHDELVTEYADRTVELIDGHLENRR; encoded by the coding sequence ATGACTCGCCCCCGACACGCCGACGCCGCAGCGGAGACGGCGGACGGCGAGAACATCCCACCGCTGCGACTCCGCGGCGTCGGTCGCACGTACGAACGGGGCGGCGAGACCGTCCACGCGTTGCAGGACGTCGATCTGACCGTCGAGGCCGGCGAGTTCGTCACTATCGTCGGCCCCTCCGGGTCCGGGAAGTCGACGATGCTGAACGTTCTCGGGCTGCTGGACACGCCGACGGCCGGCGAGGTCTACCTGGACGGCAAGGAGGTGTCGAATCTCGACGACGAGGCCCGGACCGACCTCCGGAAGGAGTACATCGGCTTCGTCTTCCAGGACTTCTATCTCATCCCGACGCTCTCGGCGACGGAGAACGTCCTGCTGCCGACGGTCTACGACGTCGACCGGGAGGCCAGGGGGCGCGCCGAGGACCTGCTGGAGCGGGTCGGGCTGGGCGACCGGCTCGACCACCGGCCGACGGAGCTGTCGGGCGGGCAGAAGCAGCGAGTCGCCATCGCCCGCGGGTTGATCAACGAGCCCGAGGTGCTGCTGGCCGACGAGCCGACCGGCAACCTCGACATCGACACCGGCCGCCAGGTGCTCGAGGAGTTCGAACGGGTCCGTTCGGAGGGCGTCGCCGTCGTCGCCGTCACGCACGACGAACTCGTCACCGAGTACGCCGACCGGACGGTCGAACTGATCGACGGCCACCTGGAGAACCGCAGATGA
- a CDS encoding RNB domain-containing ribonuclease: MTDSDDQAYAGTAEGQGPVRIDEELARHLANKREELFEEFEIRDEFPPEVLAEAEQRAADPEGDIETELDERRDLRDLTTWTTDPADAQDFDDAISIETTEEGYRLWVHIADVTHYVTPETAMWEEALERGNTVYLPGYTIHMLPPILAETVCSLVPEEDRLAHTVEMHIDGETLSHESIDIYKSVIHSDARQTYNDCEDRLDDPDAPLHAENNLAYELAEKLHEQRKEDGSLVLNPKRDRAHTIIEECMLKANKAVTHTLQWDMGVEAMFRVHPQPTPQEWNEALQEIQDLDGVSIPADSWDDPRKAVNATLEDAPGRQLDKIQWAVMKVMPRAKYMSDPFGGHHALNFEIYGHFTSPIRRLSDLVNHWIIYTNEVPEGIADLCDHASDKQKDGETCERIYKDFLEEVGLDAHAINDRGLEVVEDPDDADHTV; encoded by the coding sequence ATGACCGACAGCGACGACCAGGCCTACGCCGGCACCGCGGAGGGGCAGGGCCCCGTCCGCATCGACGAGGAACTCGCCCGGCACCTCGCCAACAAGCGCGAGGAGCTCTTCGAGGAGTTCGAGATCCGCGACGAGTTCCCCCCGGAAGTGCTCGCGGAGGCCGAACAGCGGGCCGCCGACCCCGAGGGCGACATCGAGACCGAACTCGACGAGCGGCGCGACCTGCGGGACCTCACGACGTGGACGACCGACCCCGCGGACGCCCAGGACTTCGACGACGCCATCTCCATCGAAACGACCGAGGAGGGCTACCGGCTGTGGGTCCACATCGCCGACGTGACCCACTACGTCACCCCCGAGACGGCGATGTGGGAGGAGGCCCTCGAACGGGGGAACACCGTCTACCTGCCCGGCTACACCATCCACATGCTGCCGCCGATCCTCGCCGAGACCGTCTGCTCGCTCGTCCCCGAGGAGGACCGACTCGCCCACACCGTCGAGATGCACATCGACGGCGAGACGCTCTCCCACGAGTCCATCGACATCTACAAGTCCGTCATCCACTCGGACGCCCGCCAGACGTACAACGACTGCGAGGACCGGCTCGACGACCCCGACGCGCCGCTGCACGCCGAGAACAACCTCGCCTACGAACTCGCCGAGAAGCTCCACGAACAGCGCAAGGAGGACGGCTCGCTCGTGTTGAACCCGAAGCGGGACCGCGCCCACACCATCATCGAGGAGTGCATGCTGAAGGCGAACAAAGCCGTCACCCACACCCTCCAGTGGGACATGGGCGTCGAGGCCATGTTCCGGGTCCACCCCCAGCCGACGCCGCAGGAGTGGAACGAGGCACTCCAGGAGATACAGGACCTCGACGGCGTCTCCATCCCGGCCGACTCCTGGGACGACCCCCGGAAGGCCGTCAACGCGACGCTGGAGGACGCCCCGGGCCGCCAACTCGACAAAATCCAGTGGGCCGTCATGAAGGTGATGCCGCGCGCGAAGTACATGTCGGACCCCTTCGGCGGCCACCACGCGCTGAACTTCGAGATTTACGGTCACTTCACCTCGCCCATCCGCCGGCTCTCGGACCTCGTGAACCACTGGATCATCTACACCAATGAGGTGCCGGAGGGCATCGCGGACCTCTGTGACCACGCCAGCGACAAGCAGAAGGACGGCGAGACCTGCGAGCGCATCTACAAGGACTTCCTCGAGGAGGTCGGCCTCGACGCCCACGCCATCAACGACCGCGGCCTGGAGGTCGTCGAGGATCCCGACGACGCCGACCACACCGTGTAG
- a CDS encoding DUF7562 family protein — protein MWRRRDSTEVTCIACGEQVSRSSAREYDKHGDRWTREDKEFEHLCKPCYQDICHQPRGDLETVLGQIETGGCSRAQFLERYVELVEAEYDRPDSRE, from the coding sequence ATGTGGCGACGGCGGGACTCGACGGAGGTGACCTGTATTGCCTGTGGCGAGCAGGTGTCCCGCTCGTCCGCGCGCGAGTACGACAAACACGGCGACCGCTGGACTCGCGAGGACAAGGAGTTCGAACACCTCTGCAAGCCCTGCTATCAGGACATCTGCCACCAGCCACGCGGCGACCTCGAGACCGTCCTGGGACAGATAGAAACCGGCGGCTGCTCCCGTGCGCAGTTCCTCGAACGGTACGTCGAACTCGTCGAGGCCGAGTACGACCGCCCGGATTCTAGGGAGTGA
- a CDS encoding aminopeptidase yields the protein MDPRIREHAEIIVDHSTDVQQGDNVVISAPSVAEDLAVALHEAVGDRGATPVYLASDSRAGRAYLKAIDDEDIETPTHLQALYEESDALLRVRSETNATEQGDVDPETQSTYTKARRPVQEVALSKRWCLTQFPSPASAQLAGMSTEGYENFVWDAINKDWDAQREHQARMVDILDPADEIHIKSGDTTDVRMSVDGMHTINDYGENNLPGGEVFTAPVVDSVEGEVLFDKPLYHQGREITGAHLVFEDGEVVEHSADQHEDLLTEVLNTDDGASRLGELGIGMNRDIDRFTYNMLFDEKMGDTVHMAIGRAYDDTVGEDREANQSAVHLDMIVDMSEDSFIEVDGEVVQRDGRFRFEDGFEE from the coding sequence ATGGACCCCCGTATCCGCGAACACGCCGAGATAATCGTCGACCACTCGACGGACGTCCAGCAGGGTGACAACGTCGTCATCAGCGCGCCGAGCGTCGCCGAGGACCTCGCCGTCGCGCTCCACGAGGCCGTCGGCGACCGGGGGGCGACGCCGGTGTACCTCGCCAGCGACTCCCGGGCGGGACGGGCCTACCTCAAGGCCATCGACGACGAGGACATCGAGACGCCGACGCACCTGCAGGCGCTCTACGAGGAGAGCGACGCGCTCCTGCGCGTCCGGTCGGAGACGAACGCGACCGAGCAGGGCGACGTCGACCCCGAGACGCAGTCGACGTACACGAAGGCCCGCCGCCCCGTCCAGGAGGTCGCGCTCTCGAAGCGGTGGTGTCTCACGCAGTTCCCCTCGCCGGCCAGCGCACAGTTGGCGGGCATGAGCACCGAGGGTTACGAGAACTTCGTCTGGGACGCCATCAACAAGGACTGGGACGCCCAGCGCGAACACCAGGCCCGGATGGTCGACATCCTCGACCCCGCCGACGAGATCCACATCAAGAGCGGCGACACGACCGACGTGCGGATGTCCGTCGACGGCATGCACACCATCAACGACTACGGCGAGAACAACCTCCCCGGCGGCGAGGTGTTCACCGCTCCCGTCGTCGACAGCGTCGAGGGCGAGGTGCTGTTCGACAAGCCGCTGTACCACCAGGGCCGCGAAATCACCGGTGCCCACCTCGTCTTCGAGGACGGCGAGGTCGTCGAGCACTCGGCCGACCAGCACGAGGACCTCCTCACCGAGGTGCTGAACACCGACGACGGCGCCAGTCGCCTCGGCGAACTCGGCATCGGGATGAACCGCGACATCGACCGGTTCACCTACAACATGCTGTTCGACGAGAAGATGGGCGACACCGTCCACATGGCCATCGGCCGCGCCTACGACGACACCGTCGGCGAGGATCGGGAGGCCAACCAGTCGGCGGTCCACCTCGACATGATCGTCGACATGAGCGAGGATTCGTTCATCGAGGTCGACGGGGAAGTCGTCCAGCGTGACGGGCGGTTCCGGTTCGAGGACGGGTTCGAGGAGTAG
- a CDS encoding AAA family ATPase, with protein MRVIGTVGLAGSGKGEFATVAEEMGVPVVTMGDVIRQACRDRGLDPAEYHGQVAQELRAENGPTAIAEASLPHVEAAFEEADTVLVDGIRSDVEVDVFEERFGDEFLLVSIEAPFEVREKRLGERGRDNVGEDGESLAARDERELGFGLGEAMERADLTIDNTGTLEEFRERVREVLG; from the coding sequence ATGCGAGTCATCGGAACCGTCGGGCTGGCCGGCAGCGGGAAGGGCGAGTTCGCGACTGTCGCCGAGGAGATGGGCGTCCCGGTCGTGACGATGGGCGACGTCATCCGCCAGGCGTGCCGCGACCGCGGTCTCGACCCGGCGGAGTACCACGGCCAGGTGGCCCAGGAGTTGCGGGCGGAGAACGGGCCGACGGCCATCGCCGAGGCCTCGCTGCCGCACGTCGAGGCGGCGTTCGAGGAGGCCGACACCGTGCTGGTCGACGGCATCCGCTCGGACGTCGAGGTGGACGTCTTCGAGGAGCGGTTCGGCGACGAGTTCCTCCTGGTCAGCATCGAGGCGCCCTTCGAGGTCCGCGAGAAGCGCCTCGGCGAGCGCGGCCGCGACAACGTCGGCGAGGACGGCGAGAGCCTCGCCGCACGGGACGAGCGCGAACTGGGGTTCGGTCTCGGCGAGGCGATGGAGCGGGCCGACCTGACCATCGACAACACCGGCACCCTCGAGGAGTTCCGCGAGCGGGTCCGGGAGGTGCTGGGATGA
- a CDS encoding RNA-binding domain-containing protein: MIYSVDVQITAPVNDTEVTDRVVDAIRNLFPEAEIESHPGELVATCHSMEAFSERLHEQAILDTARGAFFSGQEGDTFSFRLKKQAAFRGVVNFAVGDDSELGDIHVRVRVNDPDVESYVDHVAPPTEEGRPVDVE, encoded by the coding sequence ATGATATACAGCGTCGACGTCCAGATTACGGCACCGGTCAACGACACCGAGGTGACCGACCGGGTCGTCGACGCGATTCGGAACCTCTTCCCCGAGGCCGAAATCGAGTCGCATCCGGGCGAACTCGTCGCCACCTGCCACTCGATGGAGGCGTTCTCCGAGCGACTCCACGAGCAGGCCATCCTCGATACCGCCCGCGGCGCGTTCTTCTCCGGGCAGGAGGGCGACACCTTCAGTTTCCGGCTGAAGAAACAGGCCGCCTTCCGCGGCGTCGTCAACTTCGCCGTCGGCGACGACAGCGAACTGGGCGACATCCACGTCCGCGTGCGGGTGAACGACCCGGACGTGGAGTCCTACGTCGACCACGTCGCCCCGCCGACGGAGGAGGGGCGGCCGGTGGACGTCGAGTAG
- a CDS encoding SDR family NAD(P)-dependent oxidoreductase: MPQSSDGRVVAITGANGGIGSHMLAALVEDGYRVAGLDVEGRAIKPLADAHPESVRYEACDVTDTESVESAVAAVLDAWNRIDILVNNAGVAGFSRFEETSMDDVRREFEVNFFGGQRTTRAVLPVMRRQGEGIIHNVSSGAALGGHPGMAGYAASKGAVEAFARSLRIELRDSDIAVTLMQPPMTATRMTEGLGYPSWLLNDPGAVGRKLAAKIESTDPVVHADRQTWLGLTLIQLAPWLWRAATDRLVDRPE, translated from the coding sequence ATGCCACAATCGAGCGACGGTCGGGTCGTGGCCATCACCGGCGCCAACGGGGGCATCGGCTCGCACATGCTGGCGGCGCTGGTCGAGGACGGCTACCGGGTCGCCGGGCTGGACGTCGAGGGCCGGGCCATCAAGCCGCTCGCCGACGCCCACCCGGAAAGCGTCCGGTACGAGGCGTGTGACGTGACCGACACCGAGTCCGTCGAGTCCGCCGTCGCCGCCGTACTCGACGCGTGGAACCGGATCGACATCCTCGTGAATAACGCCGGAGTCGCCGGGTTCTCCCGGTTCGAGGAGACGTCGATGGATGACGTACGGCGGGAGTTCGAGGTGAACTTCTTCGGTGGGCAGCGGACGACCCGTGCCGTGCTCCCGGTGATGCGGCGGCAGGGCGAGGGGATCATCCACAACGTGAGTTCCGGCGCGGCGCTGGGCGGCCACCCCGGGATGGCGGGCTACGCGGCGTCGAAGGGCGCGGTCGAGGCGTTCGCACGGTCCCTCCGAATCGAACTCCGGGACTCTGATATCGCCGTCACGCTGATGCAGCCACCGATGACCGCGACCCGGATGACGGAGGGGCTCGGCTACCCGTCGTGGTTGCTGAACGACCCCGGCGCGGTCGGCCGGAAGCTCGCCGCGAAGATCGAGTCCACCGATCCGGTCGTCCACGCCGACCGGCAGACGTGGCTCGGGCTCACGCTCATCCAGCTAGCGCCGTGGCTCTGGCGAGCCGCGACCGACCGCCTCGTCGACCGCCCGGAGTAG